CTCTGACCctctgctccatgcaaacccTCTGTACGCCTACATGGCATTCCCGGATGGGTGCGAGGACATGGTATCTATCCGGGGCCTGCGACACATGGGAGCATCTGGACAcccacacgccccccccccccaaccagctgACAGGTACACCTCCCCCTTACTCTCCAGGGCCCAACTTCCCAACCTTCCTGCCAATCTGACAGTCgacacacacaccaccaccccccacccaccgacCCAGCCAAGTACCCCCGCCAGCCCAACCGGAATGGATCAGTTGAAACTGATGGAGACTACTACGGACCCCTGTATGGGGTCTCACCCATCTCAACACCAAAGAAGACCATCTGGTGGACTAAACTTGAGGGACGGCTGAGCACACTTCACACAAGACTTTCTTTACATAAAACGACATACTGCACTGGCCCGGAAAGCTCAATGAGCCGTCGGATGCTGTGTCTTGGGGGGGTTactgaaactgaaggcttttatttacaagagatggacagcatccctgtgttagtcattcacactgacccggactctaACTGGGGACAGGCTTGTGACATGactgcctttatggggaagaaagggaaggagtcacgagctggccagtgaaagcagggtcaaccaggaaaggtcatgttatttacatataacaaatatgtacaatagtgattTCACCACAGTCTGTTTGATACTGCCAAGACAATATATaggatgttgctcctccaatttgcgtaTGGCCTCAACCTGGCTGTACATGAGGCCATGTTGGTGTAAAGCAATGGGGTGTAGAATTGAAGTGGCTGCCATTGGGAAGTCCTTGCTGTTTCAGCAGACTGAGTGAATGTGCTCAAAAaagggatctcccagtctgcatctagtctccccaatggagaggaggccacactggatgcagtaaatgctAAGTACAGatttacaggtgaagtgttgcttcacttgaaaggcctgttcacCACACAGACGGCATCAATTTCAATTCCCAgtatctcccctccccctgcctgTTTTTCTTAATTTCCCTCAACCCTATGCCACCTTTTCTCTTGCTTCCAAACACCTTCCCTTCCTTTCTCCCCTCATGGACATCTTTCTCAATCTTGTGcttccctcccccatcaccttcttCCTTCTCTCACCCCTTGTGTCCTGCCCTCCTCATCCCACCTTCTTAGTTGGGAGTCTGCCGAATTTTCGGCACTCCTGGAAAATGGCTCAGGCACGAAACAttaactgccttttgctttccatggatgcttggGATGCTGCATGGTATGcttagttcttccagcacttttgagcaGTGCCCTaattccccagcatctgcagacttcttgttcacCTTCAATTCTATGCCACTTAATTATAAAAGAACAGGAAAAAAAGACAGGAACAGGAGTCAGTCAGCCTCTCGTGCCCGCTCTATCATTCAACATCAAACCTGGTCTCCACGACACACTCTCTCACATCACTCTCATCTGCCTCATAATTTAAATGTGTCTGACAATCTCTCTTGAATATATTTAGTGACTCCACCGCCTCAGTTTGCTGGAGTAACTCCCAAGAGATTCACTAGGTTTTGAGAGAAAAGACTTTTCCTCATTTCATCCTTGCTCTAAAACTAGTGATGGATTAGGTCTTCCTGTTCATCCTGCTGTAGTTTTAGGTAACTTCATTAAATCTTCCCTCTGCCTCTTTTTCCAGAGGAAAGCAAGTTCAGCCAAATCAATTTTTACTAGCAACTAAATCTCTTCATTTGATTTCACCAAGTATTTAGGGTTATTGGCTATGATGAACCTCGCCACATTTTGAGTGTAAAAAGTAATTCTTATGCTTTAAATTTTATGTCACTTAAACTAGAGAAATGTGGCCAGAATTGTATGCTTTAACTATGCTATTTAAATTTAGAATGACTGTAAAATGTAACAGCTCTTGGAATGATGGTGTTAGATTGCATCTTCTTTGCTGATCGATGACTAACATTTCTTCTCCTGCTGCAGGCAGCTCCACCGTGTTCTGCAAACCACTGATAATTGGCAACCAGCTCTTTATAGTTATGGCCCAGTTATTTGGAGGCTCTCACATCTACAAAAGGGATAGCTTTGCCAATAAGTTCATCAAGATGCAAGATATTGACAACATTAAAATCAGGAAACCAAATGACATTGAGACATTCGAAATAGAAGGAGACTGGTACTTTGTTATTGCAGACACATCAAAGGCTGGATCAACTACTGTGTATAAATGGAATGGGAATGGATTCTACTCCCATCAGAGTCTGCATTCATGGTTCAGAGACACAGATGTGGAGTACCTTGAAATAGCTAACAAGCCACACTTAATCTTGTCAAGTAGCTCCCAGCGTCCTGTTGTTTTCCAGTGGAGCAAAGTCCAGAAGCTGTTTGTGTGGCGCACCGATATCCCCGATATGGAGGACGTGTATGCAGTGAAACATTTTGCCATCAAGGATGACCTCTACATttgcctgaccaggttcattggaGACTCCAAAATGATGAAGTGGGAGACCTCCAGGTTTGTGGAAAAGCAGACCTTCCCATCCCGTGGGGCCATGGTATTTCAGCCTCTTCGAATAAATGGCTGGCAGTATGCCATTCTTGGGAGTGATTATTCCTTCACCCAGGTCTACCGCTGGGAAAGCAAGAAAAACAAATTGGTAAAATTCCAGGAACTAAACATCCAGGCTCCACGAtcgtttacatttgtgttgacagACCATCGCGAGTTCATGTTCAGTTCAAGTTTCAAAGGAAATACACAAATATATAAACATGTCACCATTGACTTAAGCACAATATGAGAAAACGTTCAAATCATTTGAAAGATTATTAAAATAACATCTTAAAATTAGCTTTGGGTAATTAGATGTACATGGGTGTCACAATGCATGATTTATCATTATTCTGCAATGAATGTCATTAGGTATTGGTTTCCAGGGAAGAATGTTTCTATTCCCAGTGTTCATTTCCCCATTTTGATCACATTAGACATAGTGGTTTCTGAATTCTACGATATGTAAGCAATTAACCACTGTACTTTGTCAACACAAGCTGTAAATACTAATCATATCTGTTCCTACAACAAATACTGAGATgtacattttcatttatttattctacTGAATGAGCAAACTTCCAAATAAAACCTTTACATTTTTGTGTTGTTTTTACCATaattgatggcatataagacccgctttcctccctccccctcaaaaaaaatggctcaaaaaataTCCCTGGGTCTTGTATGCAAAACTGAGATAATTGGTAGGCTAATGTTTACCCAGATGCCATAGTCTACCAGTACTTGTACCTAACTCCATAATAATGTAAATATTATCACCATTATTCCCATTATTATGGGTACTTTAATTAAAAAAGGAATTATAGTAAAAATTAGAGCTGGAGTGACTGTTTCTGAGCTTGTCACTATTTAACTCATACCTGCCATATATATCTtattatttttacattaaaatgtttgtttttaaaaacttgaaattagggtgataatgatgAGTAAGGCCACTAGGATCACCACTACCTATCGTTGCAGACCGAAAACTCCTAGTCATGCTCACGAACCATTGCCATTTTGTGTATTTGGTGCTTATCAAAATAAGGGCATCTTATAGAAGTACGAGTATTAAAACAACAACATGAAAATACAGAAGCATGGTGATAGCAGGCGGCAaccgcaaccaaaggccagcagcccacacagCGGCATTGGCCCCCAACTAGCAAACCAgcgggtgaacggcaagggcagcttaaaggccagcgaccccaacAGATAGGGACAGCACGTGAGGAAGAcaggcattgttatgcaggaaggTCCTCAAGATAGCTACAGGAGGAGAGCGCTTAAGCTATACTACTGGATACAAACTAAAAGTGGTAAACTAAGCTAAGGAGCATGGCAATAGAGCTGCAGTGAGTGTTTCTGGGGCCCTGCCTACAGCAAAAATGATACACAAGAACAGAGAAAGCAAGAACAACAGCTACAGACTACTTTTAAAAAAGGTAAACGTAACTTTTGTTGTCCAGCCCAACACTGGCCAGAAGTTGaggaggaatttaaaaaaaaactgggtgatAAATGAGAGGAATTCAGGGAAATGTGTTTCTACTAAAATCATAATTAACGAGGTCAGGAGATTAGGAGAAGAATAAAGAGCAGAAGGTTGGTGTCAGGATTTTGGACAAAAATAGCCATTGCACAAAAAATACCTGCAGATGATGAAGACAACGGGAAGAGTGAAATGTCCCACCATTCCACAGGTATGTGAGTGGGTGAAGAAATCTTGGGAAAATGTAAGAACTGAAAATATTGTGAAGTATTTTATCTCTAGTAgtagtttgtttttataaaatgttttatgCTTTTGgtttctcttgtaaattacagcagtatcATTATTATTTCCTGTTGTTCTGGTTGCATGTTTTGCCCAAGTTTTTTTTCCTGCTATACTCTAGagacatatttcaataacattaaatgcttgCCCGTAAATAAACTAAAacaattcttaatattccctgctgaaataaggggtcttgtatgccatcaaatatggtaattaAACCTATTTCACATGATTAAAGCTCAcatctgtccatagcctcatgtacCAACCCACCAAGaccattggaggaacaactcgaTTTTCTGGCTGGGtcctctccaactggatgccattaacatcgacttcattGATTTCTgcagcctactctccattctccctcccttctttttccctttgtctttcctccagctctccacccccttccctctccattcaaagccatcactcttccccctgcttgctggtgtggcctccctcctttatccacctgttACATCCTCCCTTTGGGACTGCGTTCCTTCCCCgtgaccccctccccctcaccattttgtttgggcatctgctgacatttttccatacttcaatgaagggctcaagcccaaaacgttggctgtgtacagtatctttatctttgctacataaagtaaactgtttgacccgctgagtttctccagctttgtgtttttactttttatcGTAACAATATAAGAATTTTGACTTGtttatattcaaataaatatacTTATTCCCTGAGAAGTATGTTCATGGTTTCACTAGGACACATTTATTATTTTTCTGCAGAGCCATTTcctttttgattaataaaaattaGTGAAATCTCgttctgtatttaaaaaaaaatggtgacaATTTAGTAATTTaacatgcaaatgttgtgtgAAATTTTGTACCAATGAAGAATGCCGACTTTCACTGGTGGATCTCTTGTATTGGGCTTCTCATCTTACCCCATCAATTTTGCAGATACCCTAGAGAATACAGATGGGAGAATCGAGAGCAACATGTTCCACCCTGTAAACCTTCCAATTGCCTGTAGCTGCGCgatactcgaaagaagacacacacacacatgtcgtgtagtcaggttaagctctgagttttattagggctcagacccaacttttatacttgcactgttgcTGCCGTGGTccccccttggctgatgtcacaacatgcataataaAAGAGGTTTTCTTGCGcgtgggtactttcctgcataacaatgcctttCTTCCCCacgtgctgtccctgtctgttggagtcgttggcctttaagctgcccttgccgttcacccgcTGGTTTGCTTGTTGGGGCTAATGCCGCTgtgcgggctgctggcctttggctgTGGTTGCCGCCTGGAGCGCCGCCTGGATCACTGTGGTGGTGGGCCACCACTTGACCCCTAGAACCCTTGGTATTGTCCAgaggcaaagtctctgcagccttctATAGCCTGCCTCTTCAGCGTGGTGCTGGTGTCTCGACCGGGTATGCCGGCTTCAGCTTGTTGGTGGTGAAGACCTCCGTCTTGCCTCCAACCTCCAGCTCAAACATGGCCCTGTTGTTGAGGATGACCAGGAACAGACCCTCATATGGCCTCTGAAGCAGTGGACGATGTGAAcccctgcgaatgaaaacatactcacagtcctgcaggtctttcGGTTTGTTGGTCCTCGCGTGTCcatgcctggaaggtggaatcgGGGCCAAGTTGCCAACTttttcccttagcctgctgaggaacactgcagagttGTCCTACTGTCCGTTTGGGGATGGTACGAATTCTCCTGGGTCAACCAGTAGAATTCTGTAGGCAGGTTCGGCCGAAGAGgggttgaggtcctccttggttGCCGTGCAAATGCCCAACAGCGCCCACaatagctcgtccacccagttagAATCTGGTCATGAGCGCAGTTTTAGGTAcctgtggaagcgctccaccaacccattggactgtgggtggtaagctgttgtgtgatgcagctgggcaccccacaAACTGGCGAGgtcagaccacagactggaggtgaactgggcccctctgttgGATGTGATGTGGGACGGTAACCCAAACCGTTCTACCCAGGACAAGATGAGGGCCCTAGCGCACGAGGTTGTGGATGTGTTTGACAGCGGGACCGTTTCTGGCAACCGGGTGAAGAGGCCGACCATTGTGAACAGATAGCAGAAACCCTGGGATACCGGCAAGGGTCCTACTGTGTCCACAAGGATGTGGTCGAACCTTTGTTCTGCGGGCTTGAAATGttgaggtggggtcttggtgtgctgctgtaccttggttgtttggcactgcatgCACATTTTTGTCCACCTGCTGACCTATTTCCGCAATCCATGCGACATGTATTTTCTGTCCACCAATCAGaccatggtcctgatggatgggtgagccagttCGTGGATGGAGTTGAAAGCCTGTCATCTCCAAGACGCCGTGATGATGGGCATGACTTGACCGGTGGTCACGTTGCATAGGAGGCTGGTGTGCCGACTGGGATgtcctcaagctgcagttctGATATGGCAGTCCTGTATTGGGGCATCTCCTCGACTTTCTGTTGCACCTCCTCCAGTGTCTCAAAGTCCACTTCCTTGGATAGCACAtggatactttgcctggacagtgcatcggccaccacgttgtccttgctagagatgtgccttacatctttggtgtactctgagatgtaagacaggtgtcattgttggtgggccgaccaggggtgTGAGATCTTAGCCAAGGTGAAAGTCAGGGTGTTGTGATCTGTGAAAGTCACCTGAAGTGGTGCTTTGCTAAGTACAGCACCAATCGCTCTCTGTTGAAAGCACTTTACGTCAGTTCTGgaggccgcagatgtttgctgaagaaatccAACAGCTGCCAACTTCCTTTGATCTGCTGATCCTGAGGCATCCACTGGTAGGGCCGTTGAAGCTTCTGACCTGGGATGTGCCAAGAAAGTGGCATCCACCAGGGCTTCCTTGACCTTCACAAAGGCTCCTGCTGACTTCTTGTTCCAGGTAATGTCCTTTGCGAACAAGGGCTGCGTAATCtgggcagctgaggggatgaatctgtgatagaaattgatcatttCCATGAACTCCTGTAGTTTCTTGGTTGTGTTGGGTCTGGGGAAATTCcggatggcctccactttactgggtagtggtgtggctccttccctggttatcctgaGGCCCAGGAAGTCGATTGCCTCCAATCTAAACtgacatttggctgggttgatcatcagGCTGATCTTAGTTGGGTGTAGAGGTTGCGGAGGTGCGGCATGTGCTCCTGTTGGTTTCTGCTTGCCatcaggatgtcatccaggtacacaaaggtgctgtccaggtctcggcccactgtATCCACGAGTTGCTGGAAGGTCTGTGCAGCGTTCTTTAGCCAGAACGGTATTTGGAGGAATTAGAAGAAGCTGAATGGGGggatgatggcagtcttggggGTATCATtggggtggactgggatctgatgatatccccgtacaaggtccaccttggagaagatccttgCCCCATGCAGGTTAGCCGCGAAGACCTGGATGTGCTGCCCAGGGTACTGATCGGTGTTGTGGCCTTGATGAGCCAGCGGTAGTCGTCGCAtagtctccagcccccagttgctttgaGTACCATGTGCAAGGGTAcccaaacatgatgcagggctcgtGTTTGCCCAGGAGGGCTAGCATCTCGATCTTGAGGGCTGGCGGGGCCCTGTCCACTAGCCCATCCATGTGGAGCAGACATGCCCGCTCTCATGTTGTGAGAGCCAAAAGGTCTCGATCAGCAAGCCCTTGAAAGCGGTGTACGCGTCTTCCGATGTGGGTTCCTGGATGAAGTTGGGCACCCAgtctgctgtgtcctggtccagcgcACTCACTACGTGGTAATACTGGGTAgactctgctgtgatctgccggatttggaactgtgcctcagcctggtcaaaccacatacGTGGTTGATTCATCCAGAAGGTTGGCAGCTTGAGAGGGACCGCATTGACTGCTACCTGTTCACTcatcgctgggtttagatgccgtctaaaccATTGGGGTCACTAATTGTAGCCATGCGCTACTCGAAAAAAGACACGCGCACATCAGGTTAAGCTTTGAATTTTATTAGGACTCAGGCCCTacttttatacttgcattgtTTCTGCTGTGGCCCtccccccttggctgacgtcacgGCATGCATAACAAAAATGGGTTTCCTGTGcatgggtactttcctgcataaccatataaccgtttacagcgcggaaacaggccatgtcggcccttcgaatctgcgccggttcacttgaacaactccactagcttcatCCTCCCGCTCtccatccataaccctccaaccccctcatatccatgtacacatccaaccttctcttaaatgacagaagggaccctgctgcaactatctcttttggaagatcattccattctgccaccaccctctgagtgaaaaagcatcttctaatatttctcctaaagttttgcccccttacccttaacttatgccctcttgttccaatctcccctgccctcaggagaAAGACTCTAtttacatctagtctatctattcccttcataactttaaatacctctatcaaatcccctctcagccatctacattccaatgaataaagtcccagtctctttaatctttctccataatctagatgctgtaagccaggcaacatccttgtaaatcttatctgcaccctcttcaccttatctatatccttcctataatttgtccTTTCTCGCACGCTGTCCCTGTCTATTGTCTGCGCAGCAAGggcagcaccattttggggtcgttggcctttaagctgcccttgccgttcacctgTCAATGCCActgtgtgggctgctggcctttggttgcgctcgcTGCCCAGAGCACTGACTCGATCGCCACAGTGGTGGGCTGTCACATGCCTTTCATTGATCCCCTTTCTATTTTCCATTTGCATATCATTTTTTTGATGATGTCATTGGTTCTAATATATTAGCTGAGACACTTGGCTCTCCCCTACCACCTCTGTTGACTCATTCACTATGTTCAGACTCAGCCAGCttttctgtagtggagagcaccaagtttcttagAGTTcaattaactagtgacctatcgtggacactcaacatctccttgtggtaaaccactggaaTGTATAATTACCCAGTAAAGCATGCCTATTGGCctgttgtacctgtggcccctcctcacaggctcctgtataaaggtggctgtggaacagccccctgcaactcagtgcggGACAACCAAATGGTAAGGATAtgttatgttctcaagtgaactaaagcctattggtttctccacaatagtctcctgagtgattgatggtgcatcaatttaattcacttgtagacttgtcagccacaaacgagcctgcagctgacgtggactttttaccccctccataaatcttcgtccgcgaagccaagccaaagaagaaagaaagagtttTCTACAATGGAGAGGCCCTCAAACCAGAAAAactggaaatcgaccctcaatcacctgaggcatctaccaGCTTCGAGCTCTGACTGCACTGTTTTGAGACATTCCTCCAGGGCTCCTTTACCATTGTGTGATCAGAGACCAACAAACTATAAGTACTGCACTCCTGGTTCGGCACCCTGGTGTATTCCATGATCAGAGATACCACAAAGTTGTCTATGCTAGACACCTTCTAGTGACCAGAAAGCAACAAACTGGAGAGACAGACGAGCACTCGGCAGGGCCTGTGAACGCAAAGCCATGTCTGCTGTAGAATATACAGAGGATCTGATCAGGGACGCCTATGTTGCAGGGATCAGGTCGAACTACATACAACAGAGACTTTTGGAGCAAGGGGGAGGTGGCTCTCCAGATCATGGAGGTCTACTCTACTGACAACGCAGCCACCTCATGGTCACCCCAGTCACAGCCACCCCAGTCACCCATCTGCCCCACTAACGACCAGACTACAGCAGCAATGCTCCGCAAAACCCTCCCGATGCT
Above is a genomic segment from Narcine bancroftii isolate sNarBan1 chromosome 2, sNarBan1.hap1, whole genome shotgun sequence containing:
- the LOC138755816 gene encoding leucine-rich glioma-inactivated protein 1-like isoform X2 — translated: MGKARRCSCLLWIISLLLAVDAKKAVRCPAGCTCSKDNALCESRRSIPHGLPAGIVSLSFVKSGFSRIPEGSFLPMSPLQLLSLANNNLHTLPKDVFKGLDALTNVDLRGNSFHCGCKLKWLVEWLSSTNATVDQIYCASPVEYQGRKINNLSLKEFDCITTEFAMDQTLHFQSLSIEAFIFMNDANVVIAQPVVGKCSFFEWDHVEMVFRNYDNIIGSSTVFCKPLIIGNQLFIVMAQLFGGSHIYKRDSFANKFIKMQDIDNIKIRKPNDIETFEIEGDWYFVIADTSKAGSTTVYKWNGNGFYSHQSLHSWFRDTDVEYLEIANKPHLILSSSSQRPVVFQWSKVQKLFVWRTDIPDMEDVYAVKHFAIKDDLYICLTRFIGDSKMMKWETSRFVEKQTFPSRGAMVFQPLRINGWQYAILGSDYSFTQVYRWESKKNKLVKFQELNIQAPRSFTFVLTDHREFMFSSSFKGNTQIYKHVTIDLSTI
- the LOC138755816 gene encoding leucine-rich glioma-inactivated protein 1-like isoform X1, whose translation is MGKARRCSCLLWIISLLLAVDAKKAVRCPAGCTCSKDNALCESRRSIPHGLPAGIVSLSFVKSGFSRIPEGSFLPMSPLQLLLFTSNSFDTVGDDAFLGLSQLEYLFVENNKIQSISRYAFRGLKSLIHLSLANNNLHTLPKDVFKGLDALTNVDLRGNSFHCGCKLKWLVEWLSSTNATVDQIYCASPVEYQGRKINNLSLKEFDCITTEFAMDQTLHFQSLSIEAFIFMNDANVVIAQPVVGKCSFFEWDHVEMVFRNYDNIIGSSTVFCKPLIIGNQLFIVMAQLFGGSHIYKRDSFANKFIKMQDIDNIKIRKPNDIETFEIEGDWYFVIADTSKAGSTTVYKWNGNGFYSHQSLHSWFRDTDVEYLEIANKPHLILSSSSQRPVVFQWSKVQKLFVWRTDIPDMEDVYAVKHFAIKDDLYICLTRFIGDSKMMKWETSRFVEKQTFPSRGAMVFQPLRINGWQYAILGSDYSFTQVYRWESKKNKLVKFQELNIQAPRSFTFVLTDHREFMFSSSFKGNTQIYKHVTIDLSTI